TATCAGATAATAACTGTTTAATTACAACTAAATCAGAAATTGCAATTGGTGTTTTTGAAGCAGGATTAAAAGATAAAATTACCCAAATTCTAAAATCACTAACTGGGATTGAATATCATACTTCGTTTGAATTAGAACAAAATATTAATAAAAATCCAATTGTTGCAAATAATGTTGATACTTTAAATAATGCCAAAAAAACAATTTACTATGAAAATTATACTTTTGAAAACTTTGTTAGTGGAGATTCAAACCAAGAGGCTTTACAAGCAGCTTTAGCTGTTGCCCAAGATCTGGGAAATAAATGAAATCCCTTATTTATTTATGGGGATTCAGGATTAGGAAAAACCCATTTATTATATGCAATTAAGAATAAAGTTGAAGAATTATATGATGGACAATTAAAAGTAAAATACTTACGCGCTGATGAATTTGGAAAAATTGCGATGGATATTTTAAACCAAGGTCACCAAGTAATTGAAGCCTTTAAAACATCATATGATCAATATGATTGTTTAATGATTGATGATATTCAGCTATTAGCAAAGCGGAATAAAACAAATGAGATTTTCTTCTACATCTTTAATTCATATATTGAAAAAAATAAACAAATTGTTATTACTTCTGATAAATATCCCGATGATTTAGGGGGATTTGAAGCCCGAATTATTTCACGCTTTTCCTATGGTTTAAGTATTGGCCTAGATTCACCTGATTTTGAAACAGCTTTAAAAATCTTAGAGCAAAAATTAAAACAACAACGTAACTTATCATTATTTTCAGAAGAAGCATTAGAATTTATTGCCCTAAACTTTAACAGTGATGTTAGAAAGTTAGAAGGAGCAATTAAACGTCTCTTATTCTTTGCGGTAATGAATAAAAAACCCGATGAAATTATTACTTTAAA
The Spiroplasma chrysopicola DF-1 genome window above contains:
- the dnaA gene encoding chromosomal replication initiator protein DnaA, coding for MNTKELWTEVKEILARDESIPPEIYNYYISDTNLYTVSDNNCLITTKSEIAIGVFEAGLKDKITQILKSLTGIEYHTSFELEQNINKNPIVANNVDTLNNAKKTIYYENYTFENFVSGDSNQEALQAALAVAQDLGNKWNPLFIYGDSGLGKTHLLYAIKNKVEELYDGQLKVKYLRADEFGKIAMDILNQGHQVIEAFKTSYDQYDCLMIDDIQLLAKRNKTNEIFFYIFNSYIEKNKQIVITSDKYPDDLGGFEARIISRFSYGLSIGLDSPDFETALKILEQKLKQQRNLSLFSEEALEFIALNFNSDVRKLEGAIKRLLFFAVMNKKPDEIITLKDVEKSFKDAPLQNNEKITSKKIKQVIADNYNITIKAMMSKTRVSNVMQARQLAMYFCRTLLDDPFTRIGVEFGGKDHTTVMNSVKKVENQITTNKEFKYFVNSIRKKIEGK